In the genome of Deltaproteobacteria bacterium, the window AGGTTCCATATGGTAGCCATGAGCGCCGGGAAAAACGTGCGATTGGCGCTGGAGCAGGCTTTGCGGTTCAGGCCCCGGCTGCTTTCGGTCATGAGACGCGAAGATGCCGAGTGGTTGAGTGCGCGTGTGCCGGACAGCATACGCGTGCTGCACGGGGATGCCGGACTGATGGAAGTGGCGCTGATCGAGGAAGCGGACCTGTTGATCTCCGCTCTCGTTGGAGCGGTCGGCCTGAAGCCCACTTTCGAGGCCATCCGGGCAGGCAGGCATATTGCCCTGGCGAATAAGGAAACGCTGGTAATGGCCGGAGACCTGGTCATGAACGAGGCCCGCAAACGACAGGTATCCATTTTCCCGGTGGACAGCGAACACAGTGCGATCCTGCATTGCATGATGGGTCATCAGCAGAACGAGATCAGGCGGATACTCCTCACGGCCTCGGGCGGGCCGTTTCTTCGCACCTCCAAATCCCGTATGAAGGACATTCGACCTGAAGACGCTCTTGTCCACCCTACATGGAAAATGGGAAGCAAAATCACCGTCGACTCTTCGACGTTGATGAACAAAGGGCTGGAAGCCATAGAAGCCAAGTGGTTGTTCGGTCTTCCGATCGATGCGATCGACGTGCACATTCATCCGCAGAGCATCGTGCATTCGCTGGTGGAATTCTGCGACGGTTCGGTGGTGGCTCATCTGGGCCTGCCGGATATGCGCATTCCCATTGCCTTCGCGCTTTCCTACCCCGAGCGTCTCAACTTGATGCTACCTGCGTTAGATCTGTTTGAAGTGGGCAAGCTTTCGTTCGAGAAACCGGATTTTGACCGGTTTCCATGCCTTGGCCTAGCCCTGGAAGCAGGCAGAAACGGGGATAGCATGGCCGCCGTTCTCAATGCGGCTAACGAAACAGCCGTCGCGCTTTTCCTGGAGTCCAGGATCCGGTTCACGGACATTGCCGGTGTGATCGCCGATACCATGGCCAAACACGATCCCCGACCCTTGCACGAAATCTCGGAAGTTCTGGAAGTGGATCGCTGGGCCAGAGAAGCGGCTTTTCTGACGGCTAGAAAGAAGGATTGACAATTCATTATGGGAGATCTCCTTTATACGCTGGCCGCCACGGCGCTTGTACTCGGAGTGCTCATCTTTTTCCACGAATTCGGCCACTTCATCATGG includes:
- a CDS encoding 1-deoxy-D-xylulose-5-phosphate reductoisomerase, giving the protein MELVRGRRSKLRKNLVLLGATGSIGTSTLDIVGRFPDRFHMVAMSAGKNVRLALEQALRFRPRLLSVMRREDAEWLSARVPDSIRVLHGDAGLMEVALIEEADLLISALVGAVGLKPTFEAIRAGRHIALANKETLVMAGDLVMNEARKRQVSIFPVDSEHSAILHCMMGHQQNEIRRILLTASGGPFLRTSKSRMKDIRPEDALVHPTWKMGSKITVDSSTLMNKGLEAIEAKWLFGLPIDAIDVHIHPQSIVHSLVEFCDGSVVAHLGLPDMRIPIAFALSYPERLNLMLPALDLFEVGKLSFEKPDFDRFPCLGLALEAGRNGDSMAAVLNAANETAVALFLESRIRFTDIAGVIADTMAKHDPRPLHEISEVLEVDRWAREAAFLTARKKD